A window from Cinclus cinclus chromosome 4, bCinCin1.1, whole genome shotgun sequence encodes these proteins:
- the DUSP6 gene encoding dual specificity protein phosphatase 6 isoform X2, whose amino-acid sequence MLDTFRPVPFASEMAISKSVAWLNEQLEMGNDRLLLMDCRPQELYESSHIESAINVAIPGIMLRRLQKGNLPLRSLVASSEEDRERFARRCGTDTVVLYDEHSRDWNENTGGESVLGLLLKRLKDEGCKAFYLEDEARGKNCGVLVHCLAGISRSVTVTVAYLMQKLNLSMNDAYDIVKMKKSNISPNFNFMGQLLDFERTLGLSSPCDNRVPNQQLYFTTPSNQNVFQVDSLQST is encoded by the exons ATGCTAGATACGTTCAGACCCGTCCCTTTCGCGTCGGAAATGGCGATTAGTAAATCCGTGGCGTGGCTGAACGAGCAGCTGGAGATGGGCAACGACCGGCTACTGCTGATGGACTGTCGGCCGCAGGAGTTGTACGAGTCGTCCCACATCGAGTCGGCCATCAACGTGGCCATCCCCGGCATCATGCTGCGGCGGCTGCAGAAGGGCAACCTGCCCCTGCGGTCCCTCGTCGCCAGCAGCGAGGAGGACCGGGAGCGCTTCGCCCGCCGGTGTGGCACCGACACCGTGGTGCTGTACGACGAGCACAGCCGCGACTGGAACGAGAACACGGGCGGCGAgtccgtgctggggctgctcctcaAGCGCCTCAAAGATGAAGGTTGCAAAGCATTTTATCTGGAAG atgaaGCCCGGGGGAAGAACTGCGGCGTCCTGGTGCATTGCTTAGCAGGGATTAGCCGCTCGGTCACCGTGACAGTGGCCTACCTCATGCAGAAGCTGAACTTGTCCATGAATGATGCCTATGATATTGTCAAGATGAAGAAGTCCAACATTTCACCCAACTTCAACTTCATGGGTCAGCTGCTGGACTTTGAGCGGACTCTGGGACTGAGCAGCCCCTGTGACAATCGAGTGCCGAACCAGCAGCTGTACTTCACCACCCCTTCCAACCAGAACGTCTTCCAGGTGGATTCCTTGCAGTCCACGTGA
- the DUSP6 gene encoding dual specificity protein phosphatase 6 isoform X1, whose amino-acid sequence MLDTFRPVPFASEMAISKSVAWLNEQLEMGNDRLLLMDCRPQELYESSHIESAINVAIPGIMLRRLQKGNLPLRSLVASSEEDRERFARRCGTDTVVLYDEHSRDWNENTGGESVLGLLLKRLKDEGCKAFYLEGGFSKFQAEFALHCETNLDSSCSSSSPPLPVLGLGGLRISSDSSSDIESDIDRDPNSATDSDGSPLSNNQPSFPVEILPYLYLGCAKDSTNLDVLEEFGIKYILNVTPNLPNLFENAGEFKYKQIPISDHWSQNLSQFFPEAISFIDEARGKNCGVLVHCLAGISRSVTVTVAYLMQKLNLSMNDAYDIVKMKKSNISPNFNFMGQLLDFERTLGLSSPCDNRVPNQQLYFTTPSNQNVFQVDSLQST is encoded by the exons ATGCTAGATACGTTCAGACCCGTCCCTTTCGCGTCGGAAATGGCGATTAGTAAATCCGTGGCGTGGCTGAACGAGCAGCTGGAGATGGGCAACGACCGGCTACTGCTGATGGACTGTCGGCCGCAGGAGTTGTACGAGTCGTCCCACATCGAGTCGGCCATCAACGTGGCCATCCCCGGCATCATGCTGCGGCGGCTGCAGAAGGGCAACCTGCCCCTGCGGTCCCTCGTCGCCAGCAGCGAGGAGGACCGGGAGCGCTTCGCCCGCCGGTGTGGCACCGACACCGTGGTGCTGTACGACGAGCACAGCCGCGACTGGAACGAGAACACGGGCGGCGAgtccgtgctggggctgctcctcaAGCGCCTCAAAGATGAAGGTTGCAAAGCATTTTATCTGGAAG GTGGTTTTAGCAAGTTTCAGGCCGAGTTCGCCTTGCACTGTGAAACTAACCTAGACAGTTCGTGTAGCAGCAGCTCTCCTCCTTTGCCAGTCCTGGGTTTGGGAGGCCTTCGAATCAGTTCCGATTCATCATCCGACATTGAATCTGACATTGACAGAGACCCCAATAGTGCCACCGACTCCGATGGCAGCCCTCTCTCCAACAACCAGCCTTCCTTTCCGGTGGAGATTTTACCCTACCTCTACTTAGGCTGTGCCAAGGACTCCACTAATTTGGACGTTTTAGAGGAGTTCGGCATTAAATACATCTTGAATGTTACTCCTAACCTGCCTAATCTCTTTGAAAACGCCGGTGAATTCAAGTACAAACAAATCCCTATCTCTGACCACTGGAGCCAAAATCTGTCTCAGTTCTTTCCTGAGGCCATCTCCTTTATAG atgaaGCCCGGGGGAAGAACTGCGGCGTCCTGGTGCATTGCTTAGCAGGGATTAGCCGCTCGGTCACCGTGACAGTGGCCTACCTCATGCAGAAGCTGAACTTGTCCATGAATGATGCCTATGATATTGTCAAGATGAAGAAGTCCAACATTTCACCCAACTTCAACTTCATGGGTCAGCTGCTGGACTTTGAGCGGACTCTGGGACTGAGCAGCCCCTGTGACAATCGAGTGCCGAACCAGCAGCTGTACTTCACCACCCCTTCCAACCAGAACGTCTTCCAGGTGGATTCCTTGCAGTCCACGTGA